CCTCCGGCAAGCTGGACATCGCGCGACTCACGCTGGAGCGGCTACCCCGGCAGCTCCTCGGGCATGGACGTACCCGGGGCCTTTCCGGTCTTGTCCGGGCCTGTGGGCTGGAGGTCCACGCCCGGAAGATGCAGGCTTGCGGCGTCTATCCAGTCGCCCTCAATGCCGCCCTGGAGCGCGGGGACCCTGGAACCGCCGCCTTCGCCGAACGCCTGGGAATCGCGCTGGCCGCCACCGTGGCGACCCTGAAGCTGGCGCCCCCCGAAAGCCGTGCGGCCCGCCCGGAATGGCCGGAGGCGCACTGGGAACGCTGGCGGCAGGTCAACCGCATCGTCTTGGGAGGAGGCGTGCTGAGCGGCACGCTGGGGCAGCAGCTCTTTTCCACCGCCTGCGAGTGGCTGCCCCGCCTGGGCGCGGCCGACGTGCGGCTGCATCTGTTTGCACAGCCGCGTCACCTGATGCTCCACGGCGCCGCGAGGCACTACCGGGACGGGCCGGTCCTGGTGCTGGACGCCGGACACACCGCCATCAAACGGGCCTGGGTGGAGGTGTCGGGCGGAGAGGTGAGAGAGCTGCGGCCCGCGCCTCTGCTGCCGACTCCGTACGGGATCAGTGACGGCCAGCAGCTTCTGGATTTTCTGGCCGAGGCCCTGCTGGAGACCCTCGCGGGGCACGGTCAGGTGGAGCAGGTGGCTGTCAGCCTGTCGGCCCATCTGGACCGGGGGGGAAGTGTCGATCCGCAAGCGGCAACCAGCAGTTTTTACGGCTCGCTGGCCGGGCTCGCTCTGGAAGATGTTCTGCGCGAGCGGCTGAGCACCAGACTGGGCTTCTCCTGCCGGGTCAGGGTGATGCATGAGGGGCAGGCGGCGGTTCACGGCCTGCCCCATATGGACGCGGCGCTGCTGCTGGGAACTTCCGTGGGAGGCGCGTTGCAGGAGACAGAAAGTTAGAACCTTACCCCCCATCCCGGAAGAAGCCACGTGGGCGAGTGACACCGACCATGTTCTCAGGGCTGCCGCCGGGCCGTCCCGAAGGCAGGCGCAGGCGCACAATGGGGGCGTGACCGCGCGCGCGTCAGGAGGCGTCATGAACCCATCGACAGCCGTTTCCCCGGCCCGGCCGATTCCCCGGCCGATGGTCTGCCTGCGCCCGGTGGCGGTGCGGGTTCCCTCCGGCGGTTCTCTGCTGACGCGAGGAGGGCTAGGGCCTGCTAGGCACCGGCCGGGCGTGCCCAGGACACCGGACTTTTCCCGCAGGTGAGGGTCTCCCCTCCCCCAAAGGAGAGCTATGAGCGAGCAGCCGTTTGTGGGGCGGGAGCGCGAGCTGGGGCAACTGGAGGGGTTCCTGGGGCGCGCCCTGCTGGGGCAGGGGCAGGTGTGCTTCGTCACGGGCGAGGCGGGCAGCGGCAAGACCATGCTGGTGCAGGCCTTCGCCCAGCGGGCCCAGGACCACGACGAACACCTGGCGGTCGCCTCCGGCAACTGCAACGCCCAGAGCGGGGTGGGCGATCCCTACCTGCCCTTCCGCGAGCTTCTGGCGGCCCTGATCGGGGTGACCGGGCGCGCGGCGGAGGGAGGAGACCCCCCGGCCGGGAGCCGTCTGCGGCACTGGCTGGTCCGCTCGACCCAGGTGCTGATCGAGGTCGGCCCCGACCTGGTGGGCACCATCATTCCCGGCGGCACGCTGGTCGCCAAGGCGGGCAAGGCGCTTGCCCAGAAGGCCGGGTGGCTGGACGAACTGGAAAAACTCGCCCGGCGCAAGCCCGGCGCCCAGGCCCCCGTCCAGCCCGAGCACCTGCTGGAGCAGTACGCCAACGTCTTGCGGGCGCTCGCGGCGGAGCGGCCCCTGCTGCTGGTGCTGGACGACCTGCACTGGGCGGACGCGGCCTCGGTAGGCCTGCTCTTTCACCTGTCGCGCCGTCTGGAGACGAGTGCGGCGCTGCTGGTCGGGACGTACCGGCCCAACGAGCTGTACCTGCGCGCGGCCGCCGCCGGGCGCCACCCGCTGGAGCCGGTGCTGCTGGAGATCAAGCGGTACGCCGGGGACGTGTGGGTGGACCTGCAAACGGACGAGGCGGGAGGGCGCGACTTCGTGAACCGCCTGCTGGACACCGAGGCCAACCGCCTGGGCGCCGACTTCCGCGAGGCCCTTTTCCGGCACACCGAGGGCCACGCGCTGTTCACCGCCGAGCTGCTGCGCCGCCTTCAGGAACGGGGCGACCTGATCCGGGACGCGCAGGGCTGCTGGGTGGTCGGCGCCCGCCTGGATTTC
This portion of the Deinococcus budaensis genome encodes:
- a CDS encoding ROK family protein; amino-acid sequence: MTFNPGLNRVTIANFGGLPDGMAGTLAHEWLATWSIAPQMQAELPLCDLPRIPSSGKLDIARLTLERLPRQLLGHGRTRGLSGLVRACGLEVHARKMQACGVYPVALNAALERGDPGTAAFAERLGIALAATVATLKLAPPESRAARPEWPEAHWERWRQVNRIVLGGGVLSGTLGQQLFSTACEWLPRLGAADVRLHLFAQPRHLMLHGAARHYRDGPVLVLDAGHTAIKRAWVEVSGGEVRELRPAPLLPTPYGISDGQQLLDFLAEALLETLAGHGQVEQVAVSLSAHLDRGGSVDPQAATSSFYGSLAGLALEDVLRERLSTRLGFSCRVRVMHEGQAAVHGLPHMDAALLLGTSVGGALQETES